A DNA window from Ficedula albicollis isolate OC2 chromosome 1, FicAlb1.5, whole genome shotgun sequence contains the following coding sequences:
- the DIS3 gene encoding exosome complex exonuclease RRP44, with the protein MVTPPPALAGHSNASSPFLFRKSTRCPTFNSAAAAAALFLPAWLIQQPHELFTAHACYLQTALLRARRGSPAGRGDATLGAGLPSGATTTAFLSTAARVAREKGHYSSRRMPGAAEGSGLLPQRYLGSGWGAAALAVPCRAVPGRSWGLPHAPRAAAARRARFRLPSGGPSGPASSLCPGPHFLLPDTNLLLHQIDILEDPVIKNVIVLQTVLQEVRHRSAPVYKRIRDVIQNPEKHFYSFTNEHHRETYIEQNRGESSNDRNDRAIRVAVKWYNEHLKKIEDEEKIQVILLTNDRTNKEKALEEGITAYTCEEYIKSLTANPELVDRLACVSDEGKEIEGGKVIFPEHIPLSKLQQGIKSGIYLQGTYRANRENYLEATVWVHGDAEENKEIIIQGLKHLNRAIHEDVVAVELLAKDEWVAPSSVVLQDDGQNEEDIENEEEKENILKTSVNKDMLRPTGRVVGIIKRNWRPYCGMLSKSQIKEARRHLFTPADRRIPRIRIETRQADTLEGQRIIVAIDGWPRNSRYPNGHFVKNLGSAGDKETETEVLLLEHDVPHQAFSQAVLSFLPKMPWSITEEDMKHREDLRHLTVCSVDPPGCTDIDDALHCREIGNGNLEVGVHIADVSHFIRPGNALDEESVKRGTTVYLCEKRIDMVPELLSSNLCSLRSNVDRLAFSCIWEMNQKAEILKTRFTKSIINSKASLTYAEAQMRIDSATMNDDITISLRGLNKLAKILKKKRIDNGALTLASPEVRFHMDSETHDPIDLQTKELKETNSMVEEFMLLANISVAQKIYDEFPEFALLRKHPAPPPSNYDILVKAAKSKNLEIKTDSAKALAESLDKAESPTFPYLNTLLRILTTRCMMQAVYFCSGMDNDFHHYGLASPIYTHFTSPIRRYADIIVHRLLAVAIGADSTYPELTDKHKLAEMCKNLNYRHKMAQYAQRASVAFHTQLFFKTKGVVNEDAYILFVRKNAIVVLIPKYGLEGTVFFEEKDKPTPKLEYNSEVPSLTVEDTTFHVFDKVKVNIMLDDSNIQHQKMRMVLVEPKISGNYMPAEASSKDEPEKKKKKLQK; encoded by the exons ATGGTAACTCCACCTCCCGCCTTGGCAGGGCATTCCAATGCTTCATCACCCTTTCTGTTTAGAAAATCCACCCGATGTCCAACCTTCAACTCCGCTG cagcagcagctgccctctTCTTGCCAGCATGGTTAATCCAGCAGCCACATGAACTTTTTACAGCCCACGCCTGCTACTTACAGACGGcgctgctcagagccaggagaggctctccagcagggagaggggacgCCACGCTCGGAGCCGGGCTGCCCTCCGGGGCCACCACCACCGCCTTCCtttccacagcagccagggTAGCTCGGGAAAAGGGACACTATTCGTCCCGCAGGATGCCCGGAGCTGCGGAAGGCAGCGGGCTGCTGCCCCAGCGGTACCTCGGCAGCGGCTGGGGGGCAGCGGCCCTGGCCGTGCCGTGCCGGGCCGTGCCGGGTCGGTCCTGGGGTCTGCCCCACGCACCTCGGGCAGCGGCGGCAAGGCGCGCGCGCTTCCGCCTGCCCTCA ggggggcccagcgGCCCcgccagcagcctctgccccgGGCCGCACTTCCTCCTGCCCGACACCAACCTGCTCCTGCACCAG ATTGATATCCTTGAAGATCCTGTTATTAAGAATGTCATTGTGCTGCAGACAGTCCTACAAGAAGTCAGGCATCGGAGTGCACCAGTGTACAAGCGGATTAGGGACGTGAttcaaaacccagaaaaacatttctattcTTTCACCAATGAGCATCACAG AGAAACGTACATAGAGCAGAACCGAGGAGAAAGTTCCAATGACCGCAATGACAGAGCCATTCGGGTAGCAGTGAAATGGTACAATGAACACTTGAAGAAAATAGAGGATGAGGAAAAGATTCAAGTTATCCTTTTAACAAATGACAGAACTAATAAAGAGAAAGCTCTGGAGGAAGGAATAACTGCTTATACAT GTGAGGAGTATATAAAAAGCTTGACAGCTAATCCTGAGCTTGTAGATCGTCTTGCTTGTGTATCTGATGAAGGg aaagaaatagaaggTGGAAAAGTAATATTCCCAGAACATATTCCTCTCAGCAAATTGCAGCAAGGAATAAAATCTGGTATTTACCTCCAAGGAACTTACAGGGCAAACAGAGAGAATTACCTTGAAGCTACTGTTTGGGTACATGGAgatgctgaagaaaacaaagag ATAATTATACAGGGACTGAAACATTTAAACCGAGCAATTCATGAAGATGTTGTAGCTGTGGAGCTGTTGGCAAAAGATGAGTGGGTGGCACCATCCTCAGTGGTCTTGCAAGATGATGGCCAGAATGAAGAGGACATTGAAaatgaagaggagaaagaaaacatt CTGAAGACTTCCGTTAACAAGGACATGCTGAGGCCTACGGGAAGGGTAGTGGGCATTATAAAACGAAACTGGCGGCCGTATTGTGGGATGCTTTCCAAGTCACAGATCAAAGAG GCAAGGCGCCATTTATTTACACCAGCTGATCGCAGAATTCCTCGCATTCGAATAGAAACCAGACAAGCAGATACATTGGAAGGGCAAAGAATAATTGTTGCTATTGATGGTTGGCCCAGGAATTCCAGGTATCCTAAT GGTCATTTTGTAAAGAATTTGGGAAGCGCTGGAGAtaaagagacagagacagaagtTCTTCTGCTTGAACATGATGTCCCTCACCAGgctttttcccaggctgtcctTAGTTTCCTACCAAAAATGCCATGGAGCATTACAGAAGAG gatATGAAACACAGAGAGGACTTAAGGCATCTGACTGTTTGTAGTGTTGATCCTCCGGGTTGCACAGATATTGATGATGCATTACATTGTAGAGAAATAGGAAATGGAAATCTAGAG GTCGGTGTACATATTGCAGATGTCAGTCATTTTATTCGCCCAGGAAATGCTTTGGATGAGGAGTCAGTAAAAAGAGGAACAACAGTATATCTGTGTGAAAAA aggATTGATATGGTTCCAGAGCTACTTAGTTCCAACTTATGCTCTCTGAGATCTAATGTGGACAG GCTTGCATTTTCATGCATATGGGAAATGAACCAAAAGGCTGAAATTCTAAAAACCAGATTTACAAAGAGTATTATTAATTCCAAG GCTTCTCTTACATATGCTGAAGCACAGATGAGAATTGATTCAGCAACTATGAATGATGATATTACTATCAGCCTACGTGGACTAAACAAATTAGCAAAaattctgaagaagaaaagaattgatAATGG AGCCTTGACACTTGCGTCACCAGAAGTTCGTTTCCACATGGACAGTGAAACTCATGATCCTATTGATCTGCAGACTAAGGAGCTCAa AGAGACGAATTCCATGGTTGAAGAGTTCATGTTGCTTGCCAATATTTCTGTAGCACAAAAAATTTATGATGAGTTCCCAGAGTTTGCCTTGCTCCGGAAACATCCCGCTCCTCCCCCATCAAATTATGACATCCTTGTGAAGGCTGCAAAGTCTAAG aaTTTGGAAATTAAGACAGATTCAGCAAAGGCTTTAGCTGAATCATTAGACAAAGCTGAATCTCCTACATTCCCCTACCTAAATACACTGCTGCGAATTTTGACCACTCGCTGCATGATGCAAGCTGTTTATTTCTGCTCGGGAATGGACAATGATTTTCATCACTATGGTTTAGCCTCACCTATTTATACTCACTTTACCTCACCTATCAGAAG GTATGCTGATATCATAGTCCATCGGCTTTTGGCAGTGGCCATAGGAGCAGACAGTACTTACCCAGAACTTACAGATAAACACAAACTGGCAGAGATGTGTAAAAATCTCAATTACCGACATAAAATGGCACAATATGCACAAAGAGCCTCTGTGGCATTCCATACACAG CTATTCTTCAAAACCAAGGGAGTAGTAAATGAAGATGCATATATattatttgtaagaaaaaatgcaattgtGGTTCTGATTCCCAAGTATGGGTTAGAAGGAACAGtcttctttgaagaaaaagataaaCCAACACCAAAACTGGAGTACAACAGTGAG GTGCCATCACTTACTGTGGAAGACACAACATTTCATGTATTTGATAAAGTTAAAGTGAACATTATGTTAGATGATTCCAACATCCAACATCAGAAAATGCGGATGGTCTTGGTAGAACCCAAG ATATCAGGAAATTACATGCCTGCAGAGGCAAGCAGCAAGGATGaaccagagaaaaagaaaaagaagctaCAAAAATAG